The DNA segment AAATCTGATGCGGGCCAGACAAAAAGTGAAAGAACAAATCCTGAAACTCATGGATTTTGAAAATAGAATGATTGAAAGTTTATAACAATTATTACCATGGAAAAAGATAAAGTTCAAGATAAATACAAGAAAATCACCCAAGAACTCAAAAAAGAGAAAATGGACTGGGATTTCGAAGATTTCCTGGAGAAAACAAAGCAGGAAGAAAAAACAATTCCTTTAGTTAATAAAACGAAAGGCGGCTCTATCCCCAAAACATTTTGGATGGCGGCAAGTATAGTTTTACTTATTTCAGTAGGGCTGTTCTTTGAATATGGAAATGGACGCTCGGCTTCTGAAAAAGAATTACTGGTACAAAATGAAATTGTGAAAGCAAAAGATACTTTCCAGCAGGAATCAAATCTGGCAATCAATCAGGCTTCTGATACGCTAAAAGTAGAACCTAAAAAGACAATTTCTGACTCTACGGCTACGGTAGAACAGAAAGAAAACGATATCATGGATCAAATTTTGCCAAAAAGGGGCCGTCTAAACAAAAATAGCCGTCAGCGATATGCAAATAATGAAACATCGAGAAAAGCAAATAAGAAAGTCCAATTAGATCATTCTGACTACGAATCTAATTACGTAATAATTAATGGTCAGAAAATTGAAAACGAGCAGGAAGCGATTGACTTGACGAAGTATTCCTTCCGAATATTATCTGAAAATGTTTCTAAAACGATGGCTCAAACAGATGTCCTCAACAACTTTAACAATGATTACTAAATTAAATATCATGCAAAAATTACTTCTAATACTCGCCCTTATTTTTTCACATTTCTATCAAGTAAATGCGCAAAAAGATAAGCTTGATCAACTTTTTGAAAAATATCAGGAAGCAGATGGAGTTACTTCTATCAAGATTGCAAAACCAATGTTCAGCATGTTGAATAAATTGAACATTGCAGATGATGAACTTTCTCAAATTAAACCGTTACTGAACAAAATCAATGGACTAAAGATCTTAATTGTAGAAAAACCAAGCAGTTCGGCTCAAACAAGTCAGTTTCAAAAATTACAGGGAGACATTAACACTTCTTTAAAAAGTATGAAATATGAGGAATTAATAACCGTTCACAGTAAGGATAATAAAATAAAATTCTTGGCATCCGATACGGTGAATGGGGTTTTAGACAATCTCTTATTAAATATCAATGCAGATGGGAACACTGTGTTAATGATGCTCGACGGAAAAATAACGATGGACGATGTAAACAATCTCATAAATGAAGCAGAAAAATCTACGACTAGAAGTTCGGTGACTACTGAAAATATTACTTCTACCGGAACCATACAAGTTCGAAATGTGGGGAAATTTAGCGGGGTATCAGTTTCAAGTGGAATTAAAGTTAACTTTACTCAAGGTCCTAATCAGTCTGTCATCGTGGAAACAAATCCTAATCTTCAAGAATATGTATCGACTGAGGTTCAAAATGGAGTTTTAGTGATCGGTGTGAAAAATAACAATAATAAAAAGCTAAATTTTAAAAAGCTTTTGGTTACGATCGAAGCTCCTCAATTAAGTACTGTAAGAGTAACTTCCGGATCTCTGTTTTCCACTTTAAATACCATCAATGAAAATGATTTTAAAGCTGATATTTCTTCTGGTGGCGACTTGAATGCTCAATTAAACATCACGGATGAAGCCGGATTTAATGTTAGCTCTGGATCATCAATGAGAGTTGATATTCAAACGAACCAGCTAAGATTTCAGGGAAGCAGCGGTTCAACTTCCACACTTACGGGCAATGCAGAAAAAGCAAATCTTAATGTATCAAGCGCGGCCTCTGTTAATGCCAAAAACCTTGTCAATAAAGTAGCAGACGCACAAGCATCTTCAGGAGCGAGCATACGAGTAAATGCCACCAAAATTCTAAATGCGCAAGCTTCTTCGGGATCCTCTATTCGTTACCAAACAAACGCTACAATGACCAAAACAAATAGTAAAACTTCAAGTGGAGGCAGTATTGAACCTATAAATTAATCTCATGAAAAAAATACATTTTTTATCCGCTTTTTTGATTATATTCCTGTCGCTGCAATCATGTATTGTTTCAAAAAAACCCAGTATAGGATTCTTTGATAACCCTTATTATGATTATAAAGGTGCACAATTTACCAGCGTGAATGTACCCATATTTCTGGCAAAACCATTTGTAAAGAAAGCATTGCGTGATGATGGCGAGAGTGAAGAGCTCATTAACCTCATCAAAAAAATTTCTGATGTAAAGGTAATGACTATAGAAAATGGCAATAAAGAAATGATTGCAGGTTTTGCAAAATATTTGACTAAAAATAATTTTGAAGAATGGATGACCGTAAAGAAGGAAACAGAAACGATCAACTTTCAGGCAAAGCAGAAAGGTGACGTGATTAGAAACCTGTTAATTACAGTTGCATCTGGTAACGAACTTGTTTTCGTTGATGTATCCGGGAAATTCACGCCGGATGATATATCTAGAATAATCAATTATTCAGAGAAGAAAGACGTGGGTAAAGTTATCTCTAAGTGATATAAAACAAGTGCTGAAGCAATCTTCAGCACTTGTTTTATTTGGATTTTATTATAATTTAAATTTGATACCACTATTGATAGTGCGTCCTTCTACGTGCGTCCAGATTTCGTCAAATTGCGGATTTTGATGAGTTCCGGAAACAACAGGTTTATAATTAATTTGTTTGGTATCCGTAAAGTTTTCGAGGTTCAGGAATATAGAAAACCTTCCAAAAAATTTCTCTACCATAAAACCAAGTTCCCAATAAGGGTTTGTATTTTGGCGATTGTATAAAATCTGTTTATCCGTATAATACGCTTCGAAACCGGCTTTATAATTTCCTTCTTTCTCTGCAATTAAGGCAAGATTCACTTTACTTTTCGGCACCAATGGCAACATTTGATTGTCTGGGAGATAATCTGCTTTGGTATCGGTAAAGGTATATCCTGCAAATAATTTAATAAAATCTTTATAAATAAATTTCAAATTGGTTTCAAAACCTTTGCTGAAAACAGGAAAACTGGTATTCATAAGATTAAAAGTTGAATCAATATTCTCATTCAAAATAATTGAATTGGTGAGTTTTGTATAAAAGAACATTTGATTTAAACTCAAATTAAAATCATCACCTAATCTTGTTTTAAAATTAAGGTCAGCGGTGGCACCCAAACTTTTTTCGGAAGTAACATTCTGTAATGCGCGCAGATTTTGATAGCTGAAAGTATCTGTTTGCTCTGTAAAAGAAGTTGGTGTTTTATAACCAAAACCTCCTCCAACTCTACTTGTTAATTGAGGTGAGATTAAAAATAAGAACGATGTCTTCGGTAAGAAAAAAATTTCTCCTTTATCGTACAAAGCATTATTGTAATTAACAAAATCTGTCCTAATTCCATTTTCAACCTTTAAAAAATCAGCAATATCCCATGTATGTTGTGCGTAAACCCCTGAAGTTTCTGTCTGTAAATTAAGATCAAAGGGATTCGCAGAACTTTGTCTAAACTCATCTGCAATATAATTTCCTCCTAAAATTAATGTCTGATTGGGAAATGATTGATTCCAGGAGAGATCTGAATAGAAATTTTGATTCTCTCCCTTAAAATTATAACCTGGAATTTTTATTTTACGATCAAAAATAGAATAAGCACTCTTAAAATTTAAAGAAGAATTGTCGGTGAATTTCTTTTCAAATTCAAGCGTAGTTGTATTTCTTATGGTATTATTTTCTTCGAAATAAGGGTGATTCGCACTTCGGCCGCCACCGATATATTGCATATCTCCTCCCAAGCGGTTTCCTTTGGTAAAAGCATTGCCCAGGATCATCTTCGCATCTCCGCCAAGATAAAAGAATAATTTTGGGTGAATGGTAAAATCTTTAGACTGTGGCAGTTCCGAAAAGTCATTACCATCCACGTCGAACGCTTTCTGATTGTTGTAAGTGGCCATAAAAGTATAACCGAAATTGTTCGTTTTCTTTGAAGCGTACACACCAAAATTCAAAAGTCCGGTATTTGCATAATTGGTGAGAATATTCAGATCCTGTTTTTCCCGAGGTGTTCTCGATATAAAATTGATCACCCCGGCAATTGCTCCAGCTCCGAATAAAGTGGAAGATGGACCTTTAATAATTTCCACCTGTTTTAAATCCAGGGGCGGGATTTCCAGAATACTTAATCCGTTTGCAAAATTTCCAAAACTTGGAAACCCATCTTTTAAAATCTGCGTATATCGGCCATCTAACCCTTGAATTCTAATGCTGGAATTAGCTGAAGTTGCAGACGTTTGCTGTACTGCAATTCCTGTACTTTCATGTAAAATCATAGCAACATTGGAAGGCCGCATATTAGACTTTTCATCGATCTCTTCCAATTCTATAGTTTCTACTCTGGTTGGAGTATTTGCGATTGTCCGACTAGTTCGCGTAGAATTAATAATGACTTCTTCAATGTCATCTTCACGCTCAGTGGGCGTCTTTATAGTATCATTTTGCGCAAACGATAAAGCGTACAGCAAAACTGCTATAGTTAAAAATATCTTTTTCATTAAAAATAATTGAATTAAAACTTAAGTAAATAATTTCTTTAAATTTCAACACAATTTAGGCGGTTGCCAAATTCCGAAAGGGATCTTTGAAATAGTAAACAGCTGAAAATCAACAATTTTTGAATTGTGATTTATTTCTGTACTGTCTTTGATTTGTAAATTAATCTTTTCGAACACCATCACTATGCCACAGCAGGCGCAAGGGCAAAAAACGGAACATGCATCCAAATCTGAAGGATGAGAAAAGACCTCACTTTTTTTAATAGAAGTTGAAGATACGTTTGAAAATGGAGAAATCCCGTCATTACAAGAAACTGTAATGAGTATTGCAAAAAATAGCGATAAGACTAATGCAACGATTTTCACGCAGCAAAGGTAATAATTTTCGGATGCTAAGAGTCAATTATTTTTAGTCGAGAACAACTTTTAACATTAATTTAATTCATAAAAAGCTTCAATATTTTCATTTTAAATAAAAATAACTTAATTTTGCACAGAAAGTAAAGATGTCTATCCACAACAAAATCGTAGAAACTGCCATCACTTTCGATGACGTACTTCTTATCCCTTCTTACTCAGAAGTTTTACCTAATCAGGTTTCCCTCAAATCAAGACTTTCCGATAAAATCACACTTAATGTTCCTATCGTTTCCGCAGCTATGGATACGGTTACAGAAGCAGAAATGTCAATTGCACTGGCACGCGTCGGTGGCTTAGGTTTTATTCATAAAAACATGACGATCGAAGAACAAGCGGCAGAAGTGTATCGCGTAAAACGTTCGGAAAACGGAATGATTACAGATCCTGTTACCCTTACCAAAGATCATACTTTAAAAGAAGCCAGAGATTTGATGGCTCACTATAAAATTTCTGGTTTACCCGTTGTTGATGAAGACAACACTTTAATTGGAATCATTACGAATCGAGATGTAAAATATCAGGAAAACTTAGAGGCAAAAGTTGAGCAGTTGATGACAAAAGATCATTTGATCACTTCTGACAAAGCAACTAACCTGGAAGAAGCAAAGCAAATCCTGTTGAAAAACCGCGTGGAAAAACTTCCGATCGTGGATAAAAACTTTAAATTAGTAGGACTTATTACCATTAAAGATATTGATAATCAAATGGAATATCCGAATGCTAATAAAGATTCAAGTGGCAGACTGATGGTTGGTGCGGGAGTTGGAATTGGTGAAGATACCATTGACCGCGTAACAGCATTGGTAAAAGCTGGGGTGGACATTATTGCGGTAGATTCTGCACACGGACATTCCAAAGGAGTTTTAGATAAAGTTAAAGAAATCCGAAAAAACTTTCCAGATCTAGATATTGTAGGTGGAAATATCGTTACCGCAGAATCCGCTAAAGATTTAATTGAAGCTGGTGCTAATATTTTAAAAGTTGGCGTTGGGCCAGGTTCTATCTGTACTACAAGAGTTGTTGCAGGAGTTGGTGTCCCCCAACTTTCTGCGATTTATAATGTATTTGAATATGCTAAAACCAAAAACGTTGCAGTAATTGCGGATGGTGGAATTAAACTTTCGGGTGATATTGTAAAAGCTCTGGCTTCTGGAGCAAGTGCTGTGATGCTTGGTTCTTTACTCGCAGGATCTGATGAAGCTCCGGGTGAAGAGATTATTTTCCAGGGAAGAACATTCAAATCTTACCAAGGAATGGGTTCACTTTCTGCAATGAGAAGAGGTGGAAAAGAGAGATACTTCCAAAGTGAAGCGAAAAAATTTGTTCCGGAAGGAATTGAAGGAAGAGTTCCACATAAAGGTAAACTGGAAGATGTCATCTTTCAATTAACCGGTGGATTAAGAGCCGGAATGGGCTATTGTGGAACGAAAGATATTGAAACCCTACAAAGAGATGGTAAAATGGTTAGGATTACTGGAAATGGCTTAAAAGAATCTCACCCACATGATGTAATCATTACGCAGGAAGCGCCGAATTATACGTTATAAAAAAACACTTATTCATTAAAGTGCCAAAGGTAATTCTGTAGCATTTTTTATTAAAGTTTCAAATTATCATTATATTTACTTTCCAATTAAATTTACAATGCAAAAAATTTATCTGCTCTTCTGTTTTACACTGCTGGTGAGTTGTAATATTTTACCTTCAGGCAACACGGTCTACCGTTCCGGCAACAGCTATCCACAGAAAACTCCTACTGTAAAGAGCGAAATAAATGAGTTTGCAGTCTTAATGGAAAAGGATAAAATTAATAAAAAACATGTGAATGCAGAAGTCCTCACCCACTTGCTTAATGATCCTGATCCTAATGAACTAAATACCGCTGCAGTAATCGATAATACTTCAAACTGTGATATAATCATTAGAATTGTAGGAATTCGCAGTAATGAAATTTATAACTTACCTATTCCGCGTAACTCCAAAAACCAATTTATCATTAAAAAAGGCACTTATACCTTGAAATCTAATATCTGCGGAGCCAATTATTATTCTCAGAAAAATATTATTGAGCCTCTTATCTTAAAGCTTTCTACCAACTAATTTTTATTTGTCTAATAAATTCCTTAGTTTACCAGATAATTCTTAGCAAAAAAGTGCAGATTAAAAGCGCATACACTCACAATAACATGAGAAACGAATGATGGAAATCACCACTGATAAAACTCATACTTGAAAATTTTAGAATCCGATTTAAATCGGATAAATTTGTCCTATTAAAAAACAGTTAAAATATTATCTCATGAAAAGAATCGTAACTTGTTTTACATTAGCCCTCTTAACATTGCAGGCTTGTAAACAAAACCCTTCAGAAAACTCTTCAGCAAAATCTGAAAACACAATGGACATCGCTGTAAGTGGTGACGCAATTAATCAAAGTATTGTAAATCCACCAATGCTCCCGGCTCCAATCGGAGACAGAGCAGCTAAAAAAGTAGTGGTCCGTTTAGAAGCGACTGAAGAAGTTGGTGAATTAGCAGACGGTGTAACTTATAAATTCTGGACTTTCAACAGTACCGTACCAGGAACTTTTATCAGAATTAGAGTTGGTGACGAGGTAGAACTTCACGTAACCAACAGAAGCGATAGTGTTATGCCGCATAACATTGACCTTCATGCAGTGAATGGCCCAGGTGGAGGCGCAGAAGCAACCAACGTAGCACCAGGAAAAGAAGCGATCTTCAATTTCAAAGCGCTTAATCCTGGATTATATGTCTATCATTGTGCTGCAGCTCCAGTTCCTTTACACATTGCGAACGGAATGTATGGTTTGATCTTAGTAGAACCTGCAGGTGGATTGCCAAAAGTAGATCGTGAGTATTATGTGATGCAAGGTGAATTCTACACCAAAGGAAAAACCGATGAGAAAGGACTTCAGGAATTTGACCAAGATAAAGGGGTAGATGAAAGACCAACTTACGTAGTATTCAACGGTAAAAAAAATGCACTAATGGGCGCCAATGCTCTAGAAGCTAAAGTTGGTGAAACAGTTCGATTCTTCGTAGGAAATGGTGGACCAAACTTGGTGTCTTCTTTCCACGTAATTGGAGAGATCTTCGACAGAGTTTATGTAGAAGGTGGAAGCAAAATCAATGAAAACGTACAAACTACAGTAATTCCAGCTGGTGGAGCGGCAATCGTAGAATTTAAAGTGGAAGAGCCTGGTAATTATATTATCGTAGACCACTCTATCTTCAGAGCATTTAACAAAGGTGCTATTGGTATGCTTAAAGTGACCGGAGAAAAAAATCCAAAAATTTACAATAAAGTACAATAATCACATTTCAAACAAATTATAAAGAAGAAACCGCCATGTATAAAATTTTCAAAATATTAATGTACGCTGGTGGTTTCTTTTTTCTAATGGCTTCTTGTGAAAAAGCAAATACCCTTACCTCAGCAAAAGTATCTTCTGACACGCTTGATAAAGAAGTTGCCATTACGCCTGATGTCAAAATGGTTTTGATTAATGGTGGTGAATACCAACCTTTTTATGGAACAGACAGTAGTTTAGTTGAAGTAAAAGATTTCCTGCTTGATGAAAGACCTGTAACAAACGCAGAATTTCTTGACTTTGTTAAGAAAAACCCTAAGTGGAAACGTAGTAAGATCAAAGCATTATTTGCAGATGATACTTATTTGCAAGATTGGCAGGATGACGAAACCCTTCCAAAGAATGCTGATCCCGAAGCTGCAGTAACTTTTGTGTCATGGTTTGCGGCGAAAGCCTATGCCAAAGCTGCCGGAAAAAGGCTTCCAACATTGGACGAATGGGAATACGTTGCGATGGCAGACGAAGAATCTGCAAACGCAAGAGACAAACCTACTTATTCTGCCCACCTCATTAATCTTTATAATGAAAAGGACAGACAAAAAAATAAAGTGAAGAGCTCTGCACCAAATTATTGGGGAGTTTATAATATGTTTGATCTTGTTTGGGAATGGACCGACGATTTCAACTCCATTATGACGACCAGTGATTCCCGCACTGCAGAATTTGATGACAAAGGACTTTTTTGCGCATCTGCAGCTACCAGTACCACAGATGTTCTAAATTATGCTTCTTTCATGAGATACGCGTTTCGATCCAGTTTAAAGGCAAGTTACACCGTTGGAAATTTAGGTTTTCGATGCGCAAAAGACACCACAAATAGTACAAAATGAAAAATTTAATTCTTCTAGTATTTTCAGCAGTCTTCTTTATTTCCTGTTCAAAAACGGAGAAAACACAAACTGCAAAAAAAGAAAATCCTGCTGCATCTATATTTCTATTAGATTCTAAATGGCAAAACCAGGATGGTAAAGAATTACAGTTAAAAGATTTACAAGGAAAAAATCTGGTAATGGTGATGATCTTTACAAGTTGTAAAAC comes from the Chryseobacterium sp. SNU WT5 genome and includes:
- a CDS encoding DUF4252 domain-containing protein codes for the protein MQKLLLILALIFSHFYQVNAQKDKLDQLFEKYQEADGVTSIKIAKPMFSMLNKLNIADDELSQIKPLLNKINGLKILIVEKPSSSAQTSQFQKLQGDINTSLKSMKYEELITVHSKDNKIKFLASDTVNGVLDNLLLNINADGNTVLMMLDGKITMDDVNNLINEAEKSTTRSSVTTENITSTGTIQVRNVGKFSGVSVSSGIKVNFTQGPNQSVIVETNPNLQEYVSTEVQNGVLVIGVKNNNNKKLNFKKLLVTIEAPQLSTVRVTSGSLFSTLNTINENDFKADISSGGDLNAQLNITDEAGFNVSSGSSMRVDIQTNQLRFQGSSGSTSTLTGNAEKANLNVSSAASVNAKNLVNKVADAQASSGASIRVNATKILNAQASSGSSIRYQTNATMTKTNSKTSSGGSIEPIN
- the guaB gene encoding IMP dehydrogenase, whose amino-acid sequence is MSIHNKIVETAITFDDVLLIPSYSEVLPNQVSLKSRLSDKITLNVPIVSAAMDTVTEAEMSIALARVGGLGFIHKNMTIEEQAAEVYRVKRSENGMITDPVTLTKDHTLKEARDLMAHYKISGLPVVDEDNTLIGIITNRDVKYQENLEAKVEQLMTKDHLITSDKATNLEEAKQILLKNRVEKLPIVDKNFKLVGLITIKDIDNQMEYPNANKDSSGRLMVGAGVGIGEDTIDRVTALVKAGVDIIAVDSAHGHSKGVLDKVKEIRKNFPDLDIVGGNIVTAESAKDLIEAGANILKVGVGPGSICTTRVVAGVGVPQLSAIYNVFEYAKTKNVAVIADGGIKLSGDIVKALASGASAVMLGSLLAGSDEAPGEEIIFQGRTFKSYQGMGSLSAMRRGGKERYFQSEAKKFVPEGIEGRVPHKGKLEDVIFQLTGGLRAGMGYCGTKDIETLQRDGKMVRITGNGLKESHPHDVIITQEAPNYTL
- a CDS encoding DUF6759 domain-containing protein codes for the protein MQKIYLLFCFTLLVSCNILPSGNTVYRSGNSYPQKTPTVKSEINEFAVLMEKDKINKKHVNAEVLTHLLNDPDPNELNTAAVIDNTSNCDIIIRIVGIRSNEIYNLPIPRNSKNQFIIKKGTYTLKSNICGANYYSQKNIIEPLILKLSTN
- a CDS encoding formylglycine-generating enzyme family protein codes for the protein MYKIFKILMYAGGFFFLMASCEKANTLTSAKVSSDTLDKEVAITPDVKMVLINGGEYQPFYGTDSSLVEVKDFLLDERPVTNAEFLDFVKKNPKWKRSKIKALFADDTYLQDWQDDETLPKNADPEAAVTFVSWFAAKAYAKAAGKRLPTLDEWEYVAMADEESANARDKPTYSAHLINLYNEKDRQKNKVKSSAPNYWGVYNMFDLVWEWTDDFNSIMTTSDSRTAEFDDKGLFCASAATSTTDVLNYASFMRYAFRSSLKASYTVGNLGFRCAKDTTNSTK
- a CDS encoding DUF4252 domain-containing protein, with amino-acid sequence MKKIHFLSAFLIIFLSLQSCIVSKKPSIGFFDNPYYDYKGAQFTSVNVPIFLAKPFVKKALRDDGESEELINLIKKISDVKVMTIENGNKEMIAGFAKYLTKNNFEEWMTVKKETETINFQAKQKGDVIRNLLITVASGNELVFVDVSGKFTPDDISRIINYSEKKDVGKVISK
- the nirK gene encoding copper-containing nitrite reductase, with the translated sequence MKRIVTCFTLALLTLQACKQNPSENSSAKSENTMDIAVSGDAINQSIVNPPMLPAPIGDRAAKKVVVRLEATEEVGELADGVTYKFWTFNSTVPGTFIRIRVGDEVELHVTNRSDSVMPHNIDLHAVNGPGGGAEATNVAPGKEAIFNFKALNPGLYVYHCAAAPVPLHIANGMYGLILVEPAGGLPKVDREYYVMQGEFYTKGKTDEKGLQEFDQDKGVDERPTYVVFNGKKNALMGANALEAKVGETVRFFVGNGGPNLVSSFHVIGEIFDRVYVEGGSKINENVQTTVIPAGGAAIVEFKVEEPGNYIIVDHSIFRAFNKGAIGMLKVTGEKNPKIYNKVQ
- a CDS encoding TonB-dependent receptor plug domain-containing protein, which produces MKKIFLTIAVLLYALSFAQNDTIKTPTEREDDIEEVIINSTRTSRTIANTPTRVETIELEEIDEKSNMRPSNVAMILHESTGIAVQQTSATSANSSIRIQGLDGRYTQILKDGFPSFGNFANGLSILEIPPLDLKQVEIIKGPSSTLFGAGAIAGVINFISRTPREKQDLNILTNYANTGLLNFGVYASKKTNNFGYTFMATYNNQKAFDVDGNDFSELPQSKDFTIHPKLFFYLGGDAKMILGNAFTKGNRLGGDMQYIGGGRSANHPYFEENNTIRNTTTLEFEKKFTDNSSLNFKSAYSIFDRKIKIPGYNFKGENQNFYSDLSWNQSFPNQTLILGGNYIADEFRQSSANPFDLNLQTETSGVYAQHTWDIADFLKVENGIRTDFVNYNNALYDKGEIFFLPKTSFLFLISPQLTSRVGGGFGYKTPTSFTEQTDTFSYQNLRALQNVTSEKSLGATADLNFKTRLGDDFNLSLNQMFFYTKLTNSIILNENIDSTFNLMNTSFPVFSKGFETNLKFIYKDFIKLFAGYTFTDTKADYLPDNQMLPLVPKSKVNLALIAEKEGNYKAGFEAYYTDKQILYNRQNTNPYWELGFMVEKFFGRFSIFLNLENFTDTKQINYKPVVSGTHQNPQFDEIWTHVEGRTINSGIKFKL
- a CDS encoding DUF6660 family protein codes for the protein MKIVALVLSLFFAILITVSCNDGISPFSNVSSTSIKKSEVFSHPSDLDACSVFCPCACCGIVMVFEKINLQIKDSTEINHNSKIVDFQLFTISKIPFGIWQPPKLC